One genomic segment of Paenibacillus sp. FSL H8-0332 includes these proteins:
- the rplW gene encoding 50S ribosomal protein L23, whose product MKDPRDIIKRPVITERTSEYMSELKYAFEVDIRANKTEIKKAVEAIFKVKVVSVNTMRVPGKLKRYGKYSGYTPEWKKAIVRLTPDSKPLEFFEAVE is encoded by the coding sequence ATGAAAGATCCTCGTGATATAATTAAGCGTCCAGTGATTACGGAACGCACATCCGAATACATGAGCGAACTGAAGTACGCTTTTGAAGTGGATATCCGTGCTAACAAGACCGAAATCAAAAAAGCTGTCGAGGCTATTTTTAAAGTTAAAGTCGTTAGTGTGAATACAATGCGCGTGCCTGGTAAACTGAAGCGTTATGGCAAATATTCCGGTTATACTCCGGAGTGGAAAAAAGCCATCGTTAGACTTACCCCGGACAGCAAGCCGCTTGAATTCTTTGAAGCGGTAGAATAA
- the rplD gene encoding 50S ribosomal protein L4: MPKVTLFNTSGNEVGEVELSDSVFGIEPNVHVLHEAALMQRASLRRGTHKVKGRSEVRGGGRKPWKQKGTGRARQGSIRSPQWKGGGVVFGPTPRSYSWKLPKKVRRLAIKSALSSKVLENDIIVLDSLTLNAPKTKEFAAILNNLKVGGKALIVAPSYDDNVALSARNIPGVKFVAADGINVLDVLTYDKLIITKEAVLKVEEVFA; encoded by the coding sequence ATGCCAAAAGTAACACTTTTCAATACTAGTGGTAACGAAGTTGGCGAAGTTGAACTGAGTGATTCAGTTTTCGGTATCGAACCGAATGTACATGTGCTGCATGAAGCTGCACTTATGCAAAGAGCTTCCCTTCGTCGCGGTACACACAAAGTAAAAGGACGCTCTGAAGTGCGTGGCGGCGGACGTAAGCCTTGGAAGCAAAAAGGTACAGGTCGTGCTCGTCAAGGCTCCATTCGTTCTCCACAATGGAAAGGCGGCGGCGTAGTCTTCGGACCCACACCACGCAGCTATTCCTGGAAATTGCCTAAGAAGGTTCGCCGGTTGGCCATCAAATCCGCGTTGTCCTCAAAAGTACTTGAGAATGACATCATCGTATTGGATAGCCTGACTTTGAATGCTCCGAAGACGAAAGAATTCGCAGCTATTCTGAACAACCTTAAAGTGGGCGGCAAAGCCCTGATCGTAGCTCCTAGCTATGATGACAATGTAGCACTTTCCGCACGTAACATCCCTGGGGTGAAATTCGTAGCGGCTGACGGCATCAATGTTCTTGACGTACTGACGTACGACAAACTGATTATCACTAAAGAAGCAGTTCTGAAGGTAGAGGAGGTGTTCGCGTAA
- the rplC gene encoding 50S ribosomal protein L3 codes for MKGILGKKLGMTQVFTPEGNVIAVSVIEAGPCVVLQKKDLNIDGYEAVQLGFSDKKESRSNKPEQGHAKKANATPKRYVREIRGVDLGSLEVGQELKADIFAEGEFVDVTGTSKGKGFQGNIKRWGQSRGPMAHGSRYHRRPGSMGSIQANRVPKGKRLPGHMGHTTITVQKLEIIRVDVERNVLLVKGAIPGPKNSFVKVKQTVKK; via the coding sequence TTGAAAGGTATCTTAGGAAAAAAACTCGGTATGACTCAAGTGTTTACTCCAGAAGGTAACGTAATCGCGGTTTCTGTTATCGAAGCTGGTCCTTGTGTGGTACTGCAAAAGAAAGACCTGAATATCGACGGATATGAAGCAGTGCAGTTGGGTTTTTCCGATAAAAAGGAAAGTCGCTCCAACAAGCCTGAACAGGGTCACGCCAAAAAGGCAAATGCAACACCTAAGCGCTACGTTCGCGAAATTCGCGGTGTTGACCTCGGGTCACTCGAGGTTGGACAAGAGCTTAAGGCTGACATTTTCGCTGAAGGCGAGTTTGTTGACGTAACAGGTACTTCGAAGGGTAAAGGCTTCCAGGGTAACATCAAACGCTGGGGACAAAGCCGCGGACCAATGGCACACGGATCGCGTTACCACAGAAGACCGGGCTCGATGGGTTCCATTCAGGCTAACCGTGTTCCTAAGGGCAAACGCCTGCCAGGACATATGGGTCACACGACCATAACGGTTCAAAAGCTTGAAATTATCCGAGTTGACGTAGAACGTAATGTACTGCTGGTTAAAGGCGCTATTCCGGGCCCGAAAAATAGCTTCGTGAAAGTTAAACAAACCGTTAAGAAATAA
- the rpsJ gene encoding 30S ribosomal protein S10, whose protein sequence is MAKQKIRIRLKAYDHRILDQSAEKIVETAKRSGASVSGPIPLPTEKQIITILRAVHKYKDSREQFEQRTHKRLIDIVNPTPQTVDALMRLDLPSGVDIEIKL, encoded by the coding sequence ATGGCAAAGCAAAAAATTCGTATTCGCTTGAAAGCATACGACCACAGAATTCTTGATCAATCCGCAGAGAAAATCGTTGAAACAGCAAAACGTTCGGGTGCTAGCGTATCCGGGCCGATTCCGCTGCCAACTGAGAAGCAAATCATTACCATTCTCCGTGCGGTACACAAGTACAAGGATTCCCGTGAACAGTTTGAGCAACGGACTCACAAACGTTTGATCGATATTGTGAACCCAACACCACAAACTGTGGATGCCTTGATGCGCTTGGATCTACCGTCCGGTGTAGATATCGAAATCAAATTGTAA
- a CDS encoding Crp/Fnr family transcriptional regulator, with the protein MECNTCSSHACVRQVPVFRGLSDEELVIIESITESHSYKKGSQVCREGEPSEALFVVNSGLIKLTKNSKEGKQHIVRFLFPGDYFGQFALLHNKNNDVTAEIIESGVVCRMHRKDFIPLLEQNAGLAFSFLMSVSEQLHLAEETAGALHMLEVEKRLARLLVYLYTRNLPEPVMLKQALIHSVDLPSAQKEVAAMIGTTAETLSRKLNKLEALKIIAMHKRTVNILEMEALIQLAEINN; encoded by the coding sequence ATGGAATGTAATACGTGCAGCTCTCATGCTTGTGTGCGTCAGGTTCCGGTATTCAGGGGCTTGTCTGATGAGGAACTGGTTATCATAGAATCAATTACAGAATCACATTCCTATAAAAAGGGTAGCCAGGTCTGTAGAGAGGGGGAGCCGTCTGAAGCCTTGTTTGTGGTGAATAGCGGTCTTATCAAATTGACGAAGAACAGCAAAGAAGGCAAGCAGCATATTGTCCGCTTTCTTTTTCCAGGGGATTACTTCGGACAGTTTGCCCTGCTGCATAATAAAAATAATGATGTAACAGCGGAGATTATTGAGAGTGGAGTGGTCTGTCGGATGCACCGTAAGGATTTCATTCCTCTACTGGAGCAGAATGCGGGCCTGGCGTTCAGCTTTCTGATGTCTGTTAGTGAGCAGCTGCATCTGGCTGAAGAAACTGCAGGTGCACTGCATATGTTAGAGGTGGAAAAACGGTTAGCCCGACTTCTGGTCTACCTGTACACGCGGAATCTACCGGAACCGGTTATGCTTAAGCAGGCTTTGATACATTCCGTAGATTTGCCATCGGCGCAAAAAGAGGTGGCCGCGATGATTGGTACAACCGCTGAGACCCTAAGCCGTAAGCTGAACAAGCTCGAAGCGCTGAAGATCATCGCTATGCATAAAAGAACAGTGAATATTCTGGAGATGGAGGCACTAATTCAGCTCGCAGAAATCAACAATTAA
- a CDS encoding V4R domain-containing protein gives MNRTTLGNMVPLELFRTIRLIGMNQGLPLGGKGTTVTIGRKIGESLPVHSVEELLQIFEELKIGIPRIVHSDERRINIAVDDCFCKGLPSLEDERMVCDLEGAIIEGALCRILGRKVSVKEIKCNVTGHEHCEYEVKL, from the coding sequence ATGAATAGAACAACTCTGGGTAATATGGTACCCCTTGAATTATTTCGGACCATTCGTCTAATTGGAATGAATCAGGGATTACCGTTAGGCGGAAAGGGAACTACTGTTACCATTGGCAGAAAGATCGGCGAGAGCTTGCCTGTCCATTCCGTTGAAGAGCTACTGCAGATCTTTGAGGAGCTCAAAATCGGGATTCCCCGAATTGTTCATTCCGATGAGCGCAGGATTAATATTGCTGTTGACGATTGCTTCTGTAAAGGATTACCTTCCCTTGAGGATGAAAGAATGGTCTGTGATTTAGAGGGAGCTATCATTGAAGGTGCGCTGTGCCGAATTCTCGGCCGCAAGGTTTCCGTGAAAGAGATCAAATGTAATGTCACCGGTCATGAGCATTGCGAGTATGAAGTTAAGCTTTAA
- a CDS encoding cupin domain-containing protein, with the protein MEKKNISEAVQYQEERFTKKIIFQKGDSVVFVLNFMPGQKLPVHKHPGADVYILALHGDGAIHVNEEEFSFVQGETIYIAGDESFAYTNTSSSPSSLHVVLSKLPSPEYAKEI; encoded by the coding sequence ATGGAAAAGAAAAATATATCTGAGGCAGTACAGTATCAAGAGGAGCGCTTTACCAAAAAGATCATTTTTCAAAAAGGGGATAGCGTTGTGTTCGTGCTTAATTTCATGCCTGGGCAGAAGCTGCCCGTCCACAAGCACCCCGGAGCAGATGTCTACATCCTCGCCTTACATGGTGACGGTGCCATTCATGTTAATGAGGAAGAGTTCTCCTTTGTCCAAGGGGAGACCATCTACATCGCCGGTGACGAGTCATTCGCTTATACGAATACTAGTTCATCCCCGTCCAGCCTGCATGTTGTTCTATCCAAGCTGCCAAGCCCGGAATACGCGAAGGAAATCTAA
- the tuf gene encoding elongation factor Tu yields MAKAKFERNKPHVNIGTIGHVDHGKTTLTAAITTVLSKKYGGAAVAFDQIDKAPEERERGITISTAHVEYETPNRHYAHVDCPGHADYVKNMITGAAQMDGAILVVSAADGPMPQTREHILLSRQVGVPYIVVFLNKCDMVEDEELLELVEMEVRDLLSEYDFPGDDTPIIRGSAREALQNPDGEYAQKIVEMFETIDTYIPLPERQTDKPFLMPVEDVFSITGRGTVATGRVERGTVKVGEEIEIVGIHEETKKSVVTGVEMFRKLLDSAQAGDNIGALLRGVDRNMIERGQVLAKPNSVKPHTEFTAQIYVLTKEEGGRHKPFFTGYRPQFYFRTTDVTGIINLPEGTEMVMPGDNITVTVSLISPIAIEEGTKFSIREGGRTVGAGSVASIQK; encoded by the coding sequence ATGGCAAAGGCAAAGTTTGAACGTAACAAACCACACGTTAACATTGGTACTATTGGTCACGTCGATCATGGTAAAACAACTCTGACTGCTGCAATCACTACTGTATTGTCCAAAAAATACGGTGGCGCTGCTGTAGCATTCGACCAAATCGATAAGGCTCCTGAAGAACGCGAACGTGGTATCACTATCTCCACTGCTCACGTTGAATATGAAACTCCTAACCGTCACTACGCTCACGTAGACTGCCCTGGACACGCCGACTATGTTAAAAACATGATCACTGGCGCAGCGCAAATGGACGGAGCTATCCTGGTTGTATCCGCAGCTGACGGCCCTATGCCACAGACTCGTGAACACATCCTGCTGTCCCGTCAAGTAGGCGTTCCTTACATCGTTGTATTCCTGAACAAATGCGACATGGTTGAGGACGAAGAGTTGCTTGAATTGGTTGAAATGGAAGTTCGCGATCTGCTTAGCGAATACGACTTCCCAGGCGATGATACTCCAATCATCCGTGGATCTGCTCGTGAAGCTCTTCAGAACCCTGATGGCGAATATGCACAGAAGATCGTTGAAATGTTCGAAACGATCGACACATATATCCCGCTTCCAGAACGTCAGACTGACAAGCCTTTCTTGATGCCTGTCGAAGATGTATTCTCCATCACTGGCCGCGGTACTGTGGCAACTGGTCGCGTAGAACGCGGAACAGTTAAAGTCGGAGAAGAAATCGAAATCGTTGGTATTCACGAAGAAACTAAGAAGTCTGTAGTTACTGGCGTGGAAATGTTCCGTAAATTGCTTGATTCCGCTCAAGCTGGCGACAACATCGGCGCATTGCTGCGTGGTGTTGACCGTAACATGATCGAGCGTGGCCAAGTATTGGCTAAGCCGAACTCCGTTAAGCCACACACTGAGTTCACTGCTCAGATCTACGTTCTGACTAAAGAAGAAGGCGGACGTCACAAACCATTCTTCACTGGTTACCGTCCACAGTTCTACTTCCGTACAACTGACGTAACTGGCATCATCAACCTGCCAGAAGGTACTGAAATGGTTATGCCTGGTGACAACATCACTGTAACTGTTTCCCTGATCTCCCCAATCGCTATTGAAGAAGGTACTAAATTCTCCATTCGCGAAGGCGGACGTACAGTTGGTGCCGGTTCCGTAGCTTCTATCCAGAAATAA
- the fusA gene encoding elongation factor G, whose translation MAREFSLKNTRNIGIMAHIDAGKTTTTERILFYSGRTHKIGEVHEGAATMDWMEQEQERGITITSAATTAAWKGNRVNIIDTPGHVDFTVEVERSLRVLDGAVGVFSAKEGVEPQSETVWRQADRYSVPRIAYVNKMDIIGADFLNVIDSMRDRLMANAVAIQLPIGAENDFIGIIDLIEQKAHMFKDDMGQNIEVTDIPAEYLPKVEELRLELVEKVAELDEELTMKYLEGEEITVAEIKAALRKGVCEVKIFPVIVGSSYRNKGVQLMLDAVVDYLPSPLDVPAIIGHHDDGTEGVRHSSDEEPFSALAFKIMTDPYVGKLTFFRVYSGVLESGSYVVNATKNKRERIGRILQMHANSRQEISIVYSGDIAAAVGLKDTSTGDTLCDEKNPIILESMNFPDPVIEIAVEPKTKADQDKLGVALGKLTEEDPTLRAHTDEETGQTILAGMGELHLDIIIDRMRREFHVETNVGKPQVAYRETFNAPARVEGKFVRQSGGRGQYGHVWVEFEPLEAGTGNQFESKVVGGSVPREYVAPALAGIEEAMKNGVIAGFPLVDVKATIVDGSYHDVDSNEMAFKVAGSLALKAAKDKCKPVLLEPIMKVEVTVPEEYMGDVMGMLSSRRGKIEGMDSRGGAQIIRSKVPLSEMFGYSTTLRSGTQGRGVFSMELSHYEEVPRSIAEEIAAKNKGGE comes from the coding sequence ATGGCAAGAGAGTTCTCCTTAAAAAATACACGTAATATCGGGATCATGGCACATATTGATGCTGGTAAGACTACTACCACAGAGCGGATTCTTTTCTATTCAGGCCGTACGCACAAAATCGGTGAAGTTCACGAGGGTGCTGCTACAATGGACTGGATGGAGCAAGAACAGGAGCGCGGAATTACTATTACTTCCGCTGCTACCACCGCTGCTTGGAAGGGTAACCGCGTTAATATCATTGATACCCCAGGACACGTTGACTTCACCGTTGAAGTTGAACGTTCCTTGCGTGTATTGGATGGAGCAGTAGGCGTATTTAGCGCCAAAGAGGGCGTTGAACCTCAGTCCGAGACTGTTTGGAGACAAGCTGACCGTTATAGTGTTCCGCGGATCGCCTATGTCAACAAAATGGATATTATCGGTGCTGATTTCCTTAATGTAATTGATTCTATGCGTGATCGTTTGATGGCGAATGCAGTTGCTATTCAATTGCCGATCGGCGCAGAAAATGACTTCATTGGTATTATTGACCTGATCGAGCAAAAAGCTCATATGTTCAAGGACGATATGGGTCAAAACATTGAAGTTACAGATATTCCTGCAGAATATCTTCCAAAGGTTGAGGAGCTTCGTCTTGAGTTAGTCGAGAAAGTTGCTGAACTTGACGAAGAGCTTACTATGAAGTACCTTGAAGGCGAAGAAATTACAGTTGCAGAAATCAAAGCTGCATTGCGCAAAGGCGTATGTGAAGTTAAGATTTTCCCTGTAATTGTCGGGTCCTCTTACCGTAACAAAGGGGTTCAACTTATGTTGGACGCTGTTGTTGATTACTTGCCATCCCCTCTTGATGTTCCAGCTATTATTGGTCATCATGATGATGGAACTGAAGGGGTTCGCCATTCTTCGGATGAAGAGCCTTTCTCAGCTTTGGCATTTAAAATCATGACAGACCCTTATGTGGGCAAGCTTACGTTCTTCCGTGTTTACTCTGGTGTTCTGGAGTCCGGATCATACGTAGTCAATGCTACTAAGAACAAACGTGAGCGTATCGGCCGTATTCTACAAATGCATGCGAACAGCCGCCAAGAGATTTCCATCGTGTACTCTGGTGACATCGCTGCTGCAGTAGGATTGAAAGATACAAGCACGGGCGATACTCTGTGTGATGAGAAGAATCCAATTATCTTGGAATCCATGAACTTCCCTGATCCGGTTATCGAAATCGCTGTTGAACCAAAAACCAAAGCCGACCAAGATAAATTGGGCGTTGCTCTCGGTAAGCTGACCGAAGAAGATCCAACTCTTCGTGCTCATACTGATGAAGAAACTGGCCAAACTATCCTGGCAGGTATGGGCGAACTTCACTTGGATATCATCATTGATCGTATGCGCCGTGAATTCCACGTTGAAACTAACGTTGGTAAACCACAGGTTGCTTATCGTGAAACATTCAATGCGCCTGCTCGCGTCGAAGGTAAATTCGTTCGTCAATCCGGCGGACGCGGTCAATATGGTCACGTATGGGTTGAATTCGAACCTCTCGAGGCTGGTACTGGCAACCAATTCGAAAGTAAAGTAGTCGGCGGTTCTGTACCTAGAGAATATGTCGCTCCTGCACTTGCAGGTATTGAAGAAGCTATGAAAAATGGTGTTATCGCAGGCTTCCCGCTTGTTGATGTTAAAGCCACTATCGTAGATGGTTCTTATCATGATGTTGACTCCAATGAAATGGCGTTTAAAGTTGCCGGATCATTGGCGCTTAAGGCTGCAAAAGACAAGTGTAAACCTGTCCTGCTTGAGCCAATCATGAAAGTTGAAGTAACTGTTCCTGAGGAGTATATGGGCGATGTTATGGGGATGCTTAGTTCCCGTCGCGGTAAGATCGAAGGTATGGACTCCCGTGGTGGAGCTCAGATTATCCGGTCTAAGGTGCCTCTCTCCGAAATGTTCGGTTACTCTACAACACTTCGTTCCGGTACTCAAGGACGCGGCGTATTCTCGATGGAGCTTTCTCACTATGAAGAAGTTCCAAGAAGTATTGCAGAAGAAATCGCAGCCAAGAACAAAGGCGGAGAATAA
- the rpsG gene encoding 30S ribosomal protein S7 produces MPRKGPVTKRDVLPDPLYNSKLVTRLINRIMLGGKRGVAQSILYNSFKLIQERTGKEPMEVFEAAIKNIMPVLEVKARRVGGANYQVPIEVKPERRTALGLRWLVNYSRNRGEKTMEERLAAEIIDASNNTGASVKKREDTHKMAEANKAFAHYRW; encoded by the coding sequence ATGCCACGCAAAGGTCCAGTTACTAAGAGAGATGTATTGCCAGATCCATTGTATAATAGCAAGTTGGTTACTCGTTTGATCAACCGTATTATGCTGGGTGGTAAAAGAGGTGTCGCTCAAAGCATTTTGTACAATTCGTTCAAGTTGATTCAGGAACGTACAGGTAAAGAGCCGATGGAAGTTTTTGAAGCAGCCATCAAGAATATCATGCCTGTACTGGAAGTTAAAGCTCGTCGTGTCGGCGGTGCTAACTACCAAGTACCTATCGAGGTTAAACCTGAAAGACGTACTGCTTTGGGATTACGTTGGCTTGTAAACTACTCACGCAACCGCGGTGAGAAGACTATGGAAGAGCGTTTGGCGGCTGAGATTATTGATGCTTCCAACAACACAGGCGCTTCTGTTAAGAAACGTGAAGATACACACAAAATGGCTGAAGCGAACAAAGCGTTTGCTCACTACCGTTGGTAG